The following proteins come from a genomic window of Musa acuminata AAA Group cultivar baxijiao chromosome BXJ1-7, Cavendish_Baxijiao_AAA, whole genome shotgun sequence:
- the LOC135679021 gene encoding uncharacterized protein LOC135679021 isoform X3, translated as MSVCFFSTIPHRVTSTTAASSFSRPLHCQTYPSFHHCGFGHHFRYHVPPIKFLSTPWMSRARLIGVLKESSEVETDDRQRAPASDQEELEEAADGVVANGVVAETSKEGSDLVRKVPVRSKRKIDEEEDGYDRYTLRNGREVFQEKAYLVGVECKGNEDNTFGIEESLQELAQLADTAGLSVVGSTYQKLANPNPRTYIGSGKVAEIKSAIHALDVETVIFDDELSAGQLRNLEKALGGDVRVCDRTALILDIFNQRAATHEAALQVALAQMEYQLPRLTKMWTHLERQAGGKVKGMGEKQIEVDKRILRTQISALRKELESVRQHRKQYRNRRLSVPVPVVSLVGYTNAGKSTLLNRLTGADVLAEDQLFATLDPTTRRVQMKNGSEFLLTDTVGFIQKLPTMLVAAFRATLEEISESSLLVHVVDISHPLANQQIDAVDKVLTELDVASIPKLVVWNKGR; from the exons ATGAGCGTCTGCTTCTTCTCCACCATCCCTCACCGGGTCACCTCCACCACCGCGGCCTCATCTTTTTCCCGACCGCTTCACTGCCAAACCTACCCTTCCTTCCACCACTGTGGCTTCGGCCACCATTTCCGATACCACGTACCTCCCATAAAGTTCTTATCGACCCCATGGATGAGCCGAGCCCGCCTAATCGGAGTCCTCAAGGAATCCAGCGAGGTGGAGACTGATGATCGCCAGAGAGCTCCAGCATCAGATCAAGAAGAACTGGAAGAAGCCGCCGATGGGGTCGTTGCCAACGGCGTCGTGGCGGAGACGAGCAAGGAAGGGTCGGATTTGGTTCGAAAGGTTCCCGTCAGGAGCAAGAGAAAGATTGATGAGGAGGAGGACGGGTACGATAGGTACACCCTGCGTAACGGGAGGGAG GTGTTTCAAGAAAAAGCGTACCTTGTTGGAGTTGAATGTAAAGGTAATGAAGATAACACATTCGGTATCGAGGAATCACTTCAAGAACTTGCACAATTAGCTGATACTGCTGGACTTTCAGTTGTTGGCTCTACTTATCAAAA GCTTGCTAATCCAAATCCGAGGACATATATTGGCTCTGGCAAGGTTGCTGAAATCAAGAGTGCAATTCATGCCCTTGATGTTGAAACTGTAATTTTTGATGATGAGCTGTCAGCAGG ACAGCTGCGCAATTTGGAGAAGGCCCTTGGTGGGGATGTTCGGGTATGTGATCGAACTGCTCTCATTCTTGATATCTTCAACCAAAGGGCTGCAACTCATGAAGCAGCTTTACAG gTTGCTTTAGCGCAAATGGAGTACCAGCTTCCCAGGTTGACAAAAATGTGGACTCATCTTGAACGTCAGGCAGGTGGCAAGGTTAAGGGAATGGGAGAGAAACAAATTGAAGTGGACAAGCGTATCTTGCGTACTCAG ATTAGTGCTTTGAGAAAAGAGTTAGAGTCTGTTCGGCAACATCGGAAGCAATATCGTAATCGTCGCCTATCAGTACCTGTTCCTGTTGTGTCCCTG GTTGGTTACACAAATGCTGGGAAAAGTACACTCTTGAATCGCCTGACCGGAGCTGATGTTCTTGCTGAGGATCAGCTTTTTGCTACACTAGATCCAACTACCAGAAGGGTCCAG ATGAAAAATGGAAGCGAGTTCCTCTTGACTGATACTGTGGGTTTCATTCAGAAATTACCTACAATGCTC GTAGCTGCATTTAGAGCGACACTAGAAGAAATATCTGAGTCGTCTCTTTTAGTGCATGTTGTGGACATCAG TCACCCACTAGCTAATCAACAGATAGATGCTGTTGATAAAGTACTTACAGAGTTGGATGTGGCATCAATACCAAAGTTAGTTGTGTGGAACAAG GGACGATGA
- the LOC135679021 gene encoding uncharacterized protein LOC135679021 isoform X1: protein MSVCFFSTIPHRVTSTTAASSFSRPLHCQTYPSFHHCGFGHHFRYHVPPIKFLSTPWMSRARLIGVLKESSEVETDDRQRAPASDQEELEEAADGVVANGVVAETSKEGSDLVRKVPVRSKRKIDEEEDGYDRYTLRNGREVFQEKAYLVGVECKGNEDNTFGIEESLQELAQLADTAGLSVVGSTYQKLANPNPRTYIGSGKVAEIKSAIHALDVETVIFDDELSAGQLRNLEKALGGDVRVCDRTALILDIFNQRAATHEAALQVALAQMEYQLPRLTKMWTHLERQAGGKVKGMGEKQIEVDKRILRTQISALRKELESVRQHRKQYRNRRLSVPVPVVSLVGYTNAGKSTLLNRLTGADVLAEDQLFATLDPTTRRVQMKNGSEFLLTDTVGFIQKLPTMLVAAFRATLEEISESSLLVHVVDISHPLANQQIDAVDKVLTELDVASIPKLVVWNKIDKADDPERLQSEAEQIGAICISAISGDGLEQFSSAVQAKLKDSLVPVEALIPYDKGDLLNSIHQVGMVERTEFMENGTLIRAHVPLPLARLLTPMRQLVAAAQ from the exons ATGAGCGTCTGCTTCTTCTCCACCATCCCTCACCGGGTCACCTCCACCACCGCGGCCTCATCTTTTTCCCGACCGCTTCACTGCCAAACCTACCCTTCCTTCCACCACTGTGGCTTCGGCCACCATTTCCGATACCACGTACCTCCCATAAAGTTCTTATCGACCCCATGGATGAGCCGAGCCCGCCTAATCGGAGTCCTCAAGGAATCCAGCGAGGTGGAGACTGATGATCGCCAGAGAGCTCCAGCATCAGATCAAGAAGAACTGGAAGAAGCCGCCGATGGGGTCGTTGCCAACGGCGTCGTGGCGGAGACGAGCAAGGAAGGGTCGGATTTGGTTCGAAAGGTTCCCGTCAGGAGCAAGAGAAAGATTGATGAGGAGGAGGACGGGTACGATAGGTACACCCTGCGTAACGGGAGGGAG GTGTTTCAAGAAAAAGCGTACCTTGTTGGAGTTGAATGTAAAGGTAATGAAGATAACACATTCGGTATCGAGGAATCACTTCAAGAACTTGCACAATTAGCTGATACTGCTGGACTTTCAGTTGTTGGCTCTACTTATCAAAA GCTTGCTAATCCAAATCCGAGGACATATATTGGCTCTGGCAAGGTTGCTGAAATCAAGAGTGCAATTCATGCCCTTGATGTTGAAACTGTAATTTTTGATGATGAGCTGTCAGCAGG ACAGCTGCGCAATTTGGAGAAGGCCCTTGGTGGGGATGTTCGGGTATGTGATCGAACTGCTCTCATTCTTGATATCTTCAACCAAAGGGCTGCAACTCATGAAGCAGCTTTACAG gTTGCTTTAGCGCAAATGGAGTACCAGCTTCCCAGGTTGACAAAAATGTGGACTCATCTTGAACGTCAGGCAGGTGGCAAGGTTAAGGGAATGGGAGAGAAACAAATTGAAGTGGACAAGCGTATCTTGCGTACTCAG ATTAGTGCTTTGAGAAAAGAGTTAGAGTCTGTTCGGCAACATCGGAAGCAATATCGTAATCGTCGCCTATCAGTACCTGTTCCTGTTGTGTCCCTG GTTGGTTACACAAATGCTGGGAAAAGTACACTCTTGAATCGCCTGACCGGAGCTGATGTTCTTGCTGAGGATCAGCTTTTTGCTACACTAGATCCAACTACCAGAAGGGTCCAG ATGAAAAATGGAAGCGAGTTCCTCTTGACTGATACTGTGGGTTTCATTCAGAAATTACCTACAATGCTC GTAGCTGCATTTAGAGCGACACTAGAAGAAATATCTGAGTCGTCTCTTTTAGTGCATGTTGTGGACATCAG TCACCCACTAGCTAATCAACAGATAGATGCTGTTGATAAAGTACTTACAGAGTTGGATGTGGCATCAATACCAAAGTTAGTTGTGTGGAACAAG ATTGACAAGGCTGATGATCCTGAAAGATTACAATCTGAAGCAGAGCAAATAGGAGCTATATGCATATCAGCAATTAGTGGTGATGGGTTGGAGCAATTCTCCAGTGCAGTTCAAGCAAAGCTTAAG GACTCGTTGGTACCAGTTGAAGCTTTAATTCCCTATGACAAAGGGGATCTTCTTAATTCAATACATCAGGTCGGAATGGTAGAGAGaact GAATTCATGGAGAACGGGACCTTGATAAGGGCACATGTTCCTCTTCCACTTGCAAGGTTGCTCACCCCAATGAGGCAACTTGTGGCTGCTGCACAATGA
- the LOC135679021 gene encoding uncharacterized protein LOC135679021 isoform X2, with protein MSVCFFSTIPHRVTSTTAASSFSRPLHCQTYPSFHHCGFGHHFRYHVPPIKFLSTPWMSRARLIGVLKESSEVETDDRQRAPASDQEELEEAADGVVANGVVAETSKEGSDLVRKVPVRSKRKIDEEEDGYDRYTLRNGREVFQEKAYLVGVECKGNEDNTFGIEESLQELAQLADTAGLSVVGSTYQKLANPNPRTYIGSGKVAEIKSAIHALDVETVIFDDELSAGQLRNLEKALGGDVRVCDRTALILDIFNQRAATHEAALQVALAQMEYQLPRLTKMWTHLERQAGGKVKGMGEKQIEVDKRILRTQISALRKELESVRQHRKQYRNRRLSVPVPVVSLVGYTNAGKSTLLNRLTGADVLAEDQLFATLDPTTRRVQVAAFRATLEEISESSLLVHVVDISHPLANQQIDAVDKVLTELDVASIPKLVVWNKIDKADDPERLQSEAEQIGAICISAISGDGLEQFSSAVQAKLKDSLVPVEALIPYDKGDLLNSIHQVGMVERTEFMENGTLIRAHVPLPLARLLTPMRQLVAAAQ; from the exons ATGAGCGTCTGCTTCTTCTCCACCATCCCTCACCGGGTCACCTCCACCACCGCGGCCTCATCTTTTTCCCGACCGCTTCACTGCCAAACCTACCCTTCCTTCCACCACTGTGGCTTCGGCCACCATTTCCGATACCACGTACCTCCCATAAAGTTCTTATCGACCCCATGGATGAGCCGAGCCCGCCTAATCGGAGTCCTCAAGGAATCCAGCGAGGTGGAGACTGATGATCGCCAGAGAGCTCCAGCATCAGATCAAGAAGAACTGGAAGAAGCCGCCGATGGGGTCGTTGCCAACGGCGTCGTGGCGGAGACGAGCAAGGAAGGGTCGGATTTGGTTCGAAAGGTTCCCGTCAGGAGCAAGAGAAAGATTGATGAGGAGGAGGACGGGTACGATAGGTACACCCTGCGTAACGGGAGGGAG GTGTTTCAAGAAAAAGCGTACCTTGTTGGAGTTGAATGTAAAGGTAATGAAGATAACACATTCGGTATCGAGGAATCACTTCAAGAACTTGCACAATTAGCTGATACTGCTGGACTTTCAGTTGTTGGCTCTACTTATCAAAA GCTTGCTAATCCAAATCCGAGGACATATATTGGCTCTGGCAAGGTTGCTGAAATCAAGAGTGCAATTCATGCCCTTGATGTTGAAACTGTAATTTTTGATGATGAGCTGTCAGCAGG ACAGCTGCGCAATTTGGAGAAGGCCCTTGGTGGGGATGTTCGGGTATGTGATCGAACTGCTCTCATTCTTGATATCTTCAACCAAAGGGCTGCAACTCATGAAGCAGCTTTACAG gTTGCTTTAGCGCAAATGGAGTACCAGCTTCCCAGGTTGACAAAAATGTGGACTCATCTTGAACGTCAGGCAGGTGGCAAGGTTAAGGGAATGGGAGAGAAACAAATTGAAGTGGACAAGCGTATCTTGCGTACTCAG ATTAGTGCTTTGAGAAAAGAGTTAGAGTCTGTTCGGCAACATCGGAAGCAATATCGTAATCGTCGCCTATCAGTACCTGTTCCTGTTGTGTCCCTG GTTGGTTACACAAATGCTGGGAAAAGTACACTCTTGAATCGCCTGACCGGAGCTGATGTTCTTGCTGAGGATCAGCTTTTTGCTACACTAGATCCAACTACCAGAAGGGTCCAG GTAGCTGCATTTAGAGCGACACTAGAAGAAATATCTGAGTCGTCTCTTTTAGTGCATGTTGTGGACATCAG TCACCCACTAGCTAATCAACAGATAGATGCTGTTGATAAAGTACTTACAGAGTTGGATGTGGCATCAATACCAAAGTTAGTTGTGTGGAACAAG ATTGACAAGGCTGATGATCCTGAAAGATTACAATCTGAAGCAGAGCAAATAGGAGCTATATGCATATCAGCAATTAGTGGTGATGGGTTGGAGCAATTCTCCAGTGCAGTTCAAGCAAAGCTTAAG GACTCGTTGGTACCAGTTGAAGCTTTAATTCCCTATGACAAAGGGGATCTTCTTAATTCAATACATCAGGTCGGAATGGTAGAGAGaact GAATTCATGGAGAACGGGACCTTGATAAGGGCACATGTTCCTCTTCCACTTGCAAGGTTGCTCACCCCAATGAGGCAACTTGTGGCTGCTGCACAATGA